A genomic segment from Brevundimonas mediterranea encodes:
- a CDS encoding PAS domain-containing protein: MTHADKDSPRWDESKRLAILRDYGVLDTDREAAFDDIVALIARICEAPIAVVNLIDADRQWFKAEAGLGVRETPLATSFCAHTLLQADGMVVRDASLDPRFAANPLVTGEPHLRFYAGRLLKTQDGVPLGALCVLDTKARPEGLTDLQQMALQTLADQVMSQLELRRVLRQREESEDTTRRALQASNYVGAWDWDIVADRVVADERFAAMYGVDPVVARAGAPIADFTRSVDPQDEARVQAEIQAAMSGEGRFHSEYRVRDAQGQARWIVARGQVYFDPTGAPVRFSGVVVDITDRKQADAELEAIAARLSASEAQFRVLADAMPQMVWSTRPDGFHDYYNARWYEFTGVPAGSTDGEGWTDMFHPEDQPRAMERWRRCLATGEPYEIEYRLKHHSGVYRWTLGRAAAVRNPDGEISRWFGTCTDIDELKRLEQGRELISQELSHRIKNIFAVITALVALSARQYPEARAFAASLRTRITALARAHEFVRPHTETSQPTVGANTLHAFLSDLFQAYADDAGAARVHLAGDDAVFDDQAATSVALLFHELATNAAKYGALSRTGGRVDLATRREEDRFILTWIETGGPPVSEAPTRTGFGSSLASLSVEGQLGGRLVRDWRPEGLRILVDLPATALSRRRAAEKAH, encoded by the coding sequence TTGACCCACGCCGATAAAGACAGTCCGCGGTGGGACGAGTCCAAGCGCCTGGCGATCCTTCGGGACTACGGGGTCCTGGACACCGACCGGGAGGCCGCCTTCGACGACATCGTCGCCCTGATCGCGCGGATCTGCGAGGCGCCCATCGCCGTGGTCAATCTGATCGATGCAGACCGCCAGTGGTTCAAGGCCGAGGCAGGTCTGGGCGTGCGAGAGACGCCTCTGGCCACCTCCTTCTGCGCCCATACGCTGTTGCAGGCGGACGGAATGGTGGTGCGCGACGCGTCCCTGGACCCGCGCTTCGCCGCCAATCCCCTGGTGACGGGCGAACCCCATTTGCGTTTCTACGCCGGGCGGCTGTTGAAGACGCAGGACGGCGTGCCGCTGGGCGCCCTGTGCGTGCTCGACACCAAGGCGCGTCCCGAGGGACTGACCGATCTGCAGCAGATGGCGCTGCAGACCCTGGCCGATCAGGTCATGTCCCAGCTGGAGCTGCGCCGCGTTCTGCGCCAGCGCGAGGAAAGCGAGGACACCACCCGCCGGGCGTTGCAGGCGTCGAACTATGTCGGCGCATGGGACTGGGACATCGTGGCGGACCGGGTCGTCGCCGACGAACGGTTCGCGGCCATGTACGGCGTCGATCCCGTCGTGGCCCGCGCGGGCGCGCCGATCGCCGACTTCACCCGATCCGTGGATCCCCAGGACGAAGCGCGGGTCCAGGCGGAGATTCAGGCCGCCATGTCGGGGGAAGGTCGTTTCCATAGCGAGTACCGGGTGCGCGACGCCCAGGGCCAGGCGCGCTGGATCGTGGCCCGCGGCCAGGTCTATTTCGATCCGACCGGCGCGCCCGTGCGGTTTTCGGGCGTCGTCGTGGATATCACCGACCGGAAACAGGCGGACGCCGAGTTGGAGGCCATCGCCGCGCGGCTCAGCGCCAGCGAGGCCCAGTTTCGGGTCCTGGCGGACGCCATGCCGCAGATGGTGTGGTCGACGCGACCGGACGGCTTCCACGATTACTACAATGCGCGCTGGTACGAGTTCACCGGCGTGCCCGCCGGATCGACCGACGGCGAGGGCTGGACCGACATGTTCCATCCCGAGGACCAGCCCAGAGCGATGGAGCGCTGGAGGCGATGCCTGGCGACCGGCGAACCCTATGAGATCGAATACCGGCTGAAACACCATTCCGGCGTCTATCGCTGGACCCTGGGGCGGGCGGCGGCCGTGCGGAACCCGGACGGCGAAATCAGCCGCTGGTTCGGCACCTGCACCGACATCGATGAGCTGAAGCGGCTGGAGCAGGGCCGCGAACTGATCAGCCAGGAGCTGAGCCACCGCATCAAGAACATCTTCGCCGTCATCACGGCCCTGGTGGCCCTGTCGGCGCGGCAGTACCCGGAGGCGCGGGCGTTCGCCGCCTCCTTGCGGACGCGAATCACGGCCCTGGCGCGCGCCCACGAGTTCGTGCGGCCGCACACCGAGACGTCGCAGCCGACGGTCGGCGCCAATACGCTGCACGCCTTCCTGTCCGACCTGTTCCAGGCCTATGCCGATGACGCAGGCGCGGCCCGGGTCCATCTCGCGGGCGACGACGCGGTTTTCGACGATCAGGCGGCGACGTCGGTGGCCCTGCTGTTCCATGAACTGGCGACCAACGCCGCCAAGTACGGGGCCCTGTCCCGGACCGGGGGGCGGGTGGATCTGGCGACGCGGCGGGAAGAGGACCGGTTCATCCTGACCTGGATCGAAACCGGCGGCCCCCCTGTTTCAGAGGCGCCGACACGAACGGGCTTCGGATCGTCCCTGGCATCGCTGTCCGTCGAAGGCCAGCTGGGCGGGCGGCTGGTTCGGGATTGGCGTCCCGAAGGCCTTCGAATCCTGGTGGATTTGCCGGCCACGGCGCTTTCCCGTCGCAGGGCGGCCGAAAAGGCGCATTAG